A part of Corynebacterium mustelae genomic DNA contains:
- a CDS encoding substrate-binding domain-containing protein: MKTSKILGAVASVMLLAACTQETTSDAPATKAANEPSASVAEASADIPDSVKGAAIAIVQNTGQGDYFQQYLNGTRQQAAALGMELSVYDAQGDNSTQASQLDQAIASGAKGIIVRHGFADTLCPGVNKAIDQGITVVAYDVEIQGCAPRAVQTQQSDELMASLVLDLMKEEVPSGSEVGYVNVAGIAPLDRRDAVWRKYVEENNWSEKFKTGKYTASTATDSAPMVDNALKANPGVTGIYAPYDELTKATLTALAQNPGLTDKVFVYGADISTADIALMVEDGSPWRATGATDPNAIGAAVVRTLALQLAGELTETKVEFPPILITQDYLRENKITNMDQLREKNDKLNISDVSSADWIPAVTF, translated from the coding sequence ATGAAAACATCCAAAATCTTAGGCGCCGTCGCCAGCGTCATGCTGCTTGCCGCGTGTACCCAAGAAACCACCTCTGATGCGCCTGCAACGAAAGCCGCAAACGAACCTTCCGCCTCGGTTGCCGAAGCAAGCGCCGATATTCCTGATTCCGTAAAAGGTGCTGCGATCGCCATCGTCCAAAACACCGGCCAAGGTGACTATTTCCAGCAATACCTCAATGGTACCCGGCAACAGGCCGCAGCACTTGGCATGGAACTAAGCGTCTATGATGCTCAAGGCGACAATTCCACGCAGGCTTCCCAACTAGATCAAGCCATTGCGTCTGGTGCCAAAGGAATTATTGTGCGGCACGGCTTTGCAGACACACTGTGCCCTGGCGTGAACAAGGCCATCGATCAAGGTATAACCGTGGTTGCGTACGACGTGGAAATCCAAGGCTGTGCGCCACGGGCCGTCCAAACCCAGCAGTCCGATGAACTCATGGCATCGTTGGTGCTTGACCTGATGAAAGAAGAAGTGCCATCCGGCAGTGAGGTTGGTTACGTCAACGTTGCTGGCATCGCACCGCTGGATCGTCGTGACGCGGTATGGCGTAAATATGTGGAAGAAAACAACTGGTCAGAGAAGTTCAAGACCGGCAAATACACTGCCTCCACCGCTACCGACTCCGCACCAATGGTGGACAACGCGCTTAAGGCAAACCCAGGGGTTACCGGCATCTATGCGCCTTACGACGAGCTGACCAAGGCAACGCTGACCGCATTGGCACAGAATCCGGGGCTTACCGACAAGGTCTTTGTCTACGGTGCTGATATCTCCACGGCGGATATCGCGCTCATGGTTGAAGATGGCAGCCCGTGGCGAGCCACCGGCGCTACCGACCCGAACGCCATCGGCGCCGCAGTGGTTCGTACCCTTGCCTTGCAATTGGCCGGGGAATTGACGGAAACCAAGGTGGAATTCCCGCCGATCCTCATCACCCAGGATTACCTGCGGGAGAACAAGATCACCAACATGGATCAGTTGCGCGAAAAGAACGACAAGTTGAATATCTCCGACGTTTCCAGCGCCGACTGGATTCCGGCAGTGACGTTCTAA
- a CDS encoding ArsR/SmtB family transcription factor, which yields MPKEFEPQSLPYLQESIPIFDALKDEHRQNLLVTLVCQGRLNMTELAQSSTLSRTAVSHHVKILERVGLITVTKQGTTRFCEPNLEQVLRLLHSLATALDSDLAAARRHREDSPQ from the coding sequence ATGCCTAAAGAATTCGAACCGCAAAGTCTGCCCTATTTACAAGAAAGTATCCCCATCTTTGACGCGTTAAAGGACGAACACCGACAGAACCTCTTGGTCACATTGGTCTGTCAGGGTCGGTTGAATATGACTGAGCTTGCACAAAGTTCCACACTTTCGCGCACCGCAGTGTCCCATCACGTGAAAATTTTGGAACGGGTGGGGCTTATCACAGTGACCAAACAGGGCACCACCCGCTTCTGCGAACCCAACCTGGAGCAGGTTCTCCGGCTCTTACATTCACTTGCCACTGCACTGGATTCTGATTTGGCTGCGGCGCGCCGACACCGGGAAGATTCGCCACAATGA
- the mtnK gene encoding S-methyl-5-thioribose kinase, whose amino-acid sequence MVSTYGYEAMSLEELGSYIASRPQLAGLIDTDNLTVTEEIGDGNLNFVYRAGDNQGRSLIVKQALPFVRMTGEGWPMTPERARFEASSLKIHGNLVPDLVVRVLDENMDRYIFVMEDLADHTVLRKSLNADESIAGVAAKIGAYVGALAVDTSPLGVNREVFGTYQADFVNSELSTITDDLVFTEPIHDIGRNSTLDANKADAADFAADPVMKRLNAKAKWDFLTRKEALIHGDLHTGSVMVRADADAEPSVKVFDSEFACLGPVGFDLGAIMANYVIAAARAVALEQPDRAQWLVEQCQEVLDGFDAEVKRRIAAQDPDPLWDTEFITRHLHQRHIDAWMFSACKMSRRVVGAAKTADLTTLDPAVREGADRGVLLCARQIAQWTVGEETGDDLSTRPARLLEILASQH is encoded by the coding sequence GTGGTTTCCACTTACGGCTATGAGGCGATGAGCCTTGAAGAACTCGGTTCTTATATTGCTTCTCGCCCACAACTTGCAGGTCTTATCGATACCGATAATCTCACAGTCACCGAAGAAATCGGCGACGGTAACCTCAATTTCGTCTACCGGGCAGGCGATAACCAGGGGCGGTCTTTGATAGTTAAGCAAGCGCTCCCGTTTGTCCGCATGACCGGTGAGGGCTGGCCTATGACTCCAGAACGTGCCCGCTTTGAAGCTAGTTCGCTGAAGATTCACGGCAATCTGGTTCCCGATCTGGTGGTGCGGGTTCTGGATGAAAACATGGATCGCTATATTTTCGTGATGGAGGATTTGGCTGACCATACGGTATTGCGGAAATCCCTCAACGCCGACGAATCCATCGCTGGCGTTGCTGCGAAAATTGGTGCTTATGTCGGCGCGCTCGCGGTGGATACCTCCCCGCTCGGCGTAAACCGGGAGGTTTTCGGCACCTATCAGGCAGATTTCGTCAATTCGGAGTTATCTACCATCACCGACGATTTGGTTTTCACCGAGCCTATCCACGACATCGGCCGCAATTCCACCTTGGATGCCAATAAGGCCGACGCGGCGGATTTCGCAGCTGACCCGGTAATGAAGCGGCTTAATGCTAAGGCTAAGTGGGATTTCCTCACCCGCAAGGAGGCGCTGATTCACGGTGATTTGCACACCGGTTCCGTGATGGTGCGTGCCGATGCTGATGCTGAGCCAAGCGTAAAGGTGTTCGATTCGGAATTCGCCTGCTTGGGCCCGGTCGGTTTCGATCTCGGCGCGATCATGGCCAATTACGTTATTGCCGCCGCCCGCGCTGTGGCGTTGGAGCAGCCAGACCGGGCACAGTGGCTGGTGGAGCAATGCCAGGAGGTGCTTGATGGTTTCGACGCGGAGGTTAAGCGTCGAATAGCTGCGCAGGATCCAGATCCGTTGTGGGATACGGAGTTTATTACCCGCCATCTGCATCAGCGGCATATCGATGCCTGGATGTTTAGTGCCTGCAAGATGTCGCGGCGCGTGGTAGGTGCTGCAAAAACCGCCGACTTAACCACCCTCGACCCGGCGGTGCGCGAGGGAGCAGACCGGGGAGTTTTGCTGTGCGCCCGCCAAATCGCTCAGTGGACCGTTGGTGAGGAAACCGGCGACGATCTGTCTACCCGCCCGGCGCGGCTGTTGGAGATTTTAGCCAGCCAGCACTAA
- a CDS encoding NADH:flavin oxidoreductase/NADH oxidase family protein — MTPRHIAEPITLPSGAVVKNRFFKSAMHEALGTTAGAPDPKIAQLYRTWAEGGAGVLVTGNMMVDRNHPGEPGNVFIEDERDLAVLKEWAAAGTVNGTHLWMQINHPGKQSPKSVNTAPVAPSAIPMSSDADAFFATPRALTITEIHQVQQKFVTTAVIALKAGFTGVQIHAAHGYLVSQFLSPEHNQRTDEYGGSLENRQRFLVEIYQSMREALGADFPISVKMNSTDGTKDGFSTEDSLATAKRLSELGVDVIEISGGTYTSPIMMETGQYSGGRSKATFSDYAVKLRSVVSTPVAVTGGFRDAAGMEQALADGVTDFIGIARPLALYPDLPNQILSGNTQTYLLPRLSTGIKKNR, encoded by the coding sequence ATGACGCCCCGCCACATCGCCGAACCGATCACCCTGCCATCTGGTGCCGTTGTAAAAAACCGTTTCTTCAAATCGGCCATGCACGAAGCTTTGGGTACTACCGCAGGTGCCCCCGATCCGAAAATAGCGCAACTGTATCGCACCTGGGCTGAAGGCGGCGCAGGGGTGTTAGTGACCGGCAATATGATGGTGGATCGCAATCATCCGGGCGAGCCGGGGAATGTTTTTATTGAAGACGAACGTGACCTCGCGGTTTTAAAGGAATGGGCGGCAGCGGGCACTGTGAATGGCACACATTTGTGGATGCAGATTAATCACCCTGGCAAGCAAAGCCCCAAAAGCGTTAACACCGCACCAGTCGCACCCAGCGCGATACCTATGTCGAGTGATGCCGATGCATTCTTCGCCACGCCCCGAGCACTGACAATCACGGAAATCCATCAGGTACAACAAAAATTCGTTACCACCGCGGTTATTGCCCTGAAAGCGGGTTTTACCGGAGTGCAGATTCACGCCGCCCACGGCTATCTGGTCAGCCAGTTTTTGTCCCCGGAACACAACCAGCGCACGGACGAATATGGCGGCAGCCTGGAAAACCGCCAGCGTTTTCTGGTTGAGATTTACCAATCCATGCGGGAAGCGCTGGGGGCCGATTTCCCCATCAGTGTGAAAATGAACTCGACCGACGGAACGAAAGATGGGTTCTCCACTGAAGATTCGCTGGCCACGGCCAAAAGGTTGTCTGAGCTTGGGGTTGATGTCATCGAGATTTCCGGCGGCACTTACACCTCGCCGATCATGATGGAAACTGGGCAGTATAGCGGCGGCCGCAGCAAGGCCACCTTCAGCGACTATGCAGTTAAGCTACGCTCCGTAGTCTCCACTCCGGTTGCTGTGACAGGTGGATTCCGAGATGCCGCCGGGATGGAGCAGGCGCTTGCTGACGGCGTTACCGATTTCATAGGGATTGCCCGGCCGTTGGCGCTGTATCCAGACCTGCCGAATCAGATTCTTAGCGGCAATACGCAAACATACCTCCTCCCTCGCTTAAGCACCGGTATCAAAAAAAATCGATGA
- a CDS encoding ABC transporter permease, translated as MNTEKAHPARSLDLKEVLVKWGFIVITIVLFIYFSATLPAFRTTDSMFALLKFASVTAILGLGITISMVVGGLDMSIGSTAGLSVQLAAMTMVFYNYTGGVAILVVLIGGLIVGLLNALLIVVLKVPDMLATLGMMFVIQGAKLIPVAGQSVSAGMVMSDGSQAPGKFTESFLMIDRGAIGPIPIPVIIMILLTVVTWFFLAKTKWGRIMYAVGSNPEAARIAGVKVGQYRAMAYILSAMFASIGGLILASRIGQGDVNAGASSLLEAVAVALVGTSVLAMNKPNAWGTLLGAVLIGIVLTGLTMNGFQYYYQDTAKGLVLILGLIFAYTLSKKAVRFKPAV; from the coding sequence ATGAATACCGAAAAGGCACACCCAGCCCGCTCTCTTGACTTGAAAGAAGTACTGGTCAAATGGGGCTTCATCGTGATTACGATCGTGCTATTTATATATTTCTCGGCCACCTTGCCCGCTTTTAGAACCACCGATTCCATGTTCGCGTTGTTGAAATTCGCATCGGTGACCGCGATCCTTGGGCTCGGGATCACGATCTCCATGGTTGTTGGTGGGCTTGATATGTCTATTGGTTCCACCGCCGGGTTATCAGTCCAGCTGGCCGCCATGACCATGGTGTTTTACAACTACACCGGTGGGGTGGCCATACTGGTAGTTCTGATCGGTGGCTTGATCGTGGGACTGTTAAATGCTCTTTTGATCGTGGTTCTTAAGGTTCCCGACATGTTGGCAACCTTGGGCATGATGTTTGTTATTCAAGGGGCAAAACTTATCCCGGTTGCTGGGCAATCGGTCTCTGCCGGAATGGTCATGAGCGATGGTTCTCAAGCACCCGGAAAATTCACCGAATCGTTCCTCATGATTGACCGGGGTGCTATTGGGCCAATCCCGATCCCTGTCATCATCATGATTCTGTTAACGGTCGTTACCTGGTTCTTCCTGGCTAAAACTAAATGGGGTCGGATCATGTACGCGGTGGGTTCTAATCCCGAGGCCGCCCGGATCGCTGGTGTGAAAGTAGGTCAATACCGGGCCATGGCGTATATCCTCTCCGCGATGTTCGCTTCCATTGGTGGCTTGATCCTTGCTTCCCGCATCGGCCAGGGCGATGTTAATGCTGGTGCATCCTCCCTTTTGGAAGCCGTCGCAGTTGCGTTAGTCGGCACCTCGGTCTTGGCCATGAATAAGCCGAATGCATGGGGCACTCTGCTTGGTGCGGTACTGATCGGCATCGTGCTGACCGGACTTACTATGAACGGTTTCCAGTACTACTACCAGGACACCGCCAAGGGGCTGGTGCTGATTCTCGGTCTGATCTTTGCTTACACCCTTTCTAAGAAAGCTGTCCGGTTTAAACCGGCGGTGTGA
- a CDS encoding ABC transporter ATP-binding protein, protein MRSFFQIFSTTRTLWPLYIAVTLTSVATALLALVTPFLVREATDVIVAAVGGEPTNSQLSPTTIVLLLALGLLAAEVGNTIVHNIGGYIGDVLSARLRQILSTRYFAKLLSLPQGYFDNQVTGTIIARLDRSITSITSFVQGFANNFFSMVLTVGAVLAVTAYFYFPIAVLLAIVFPIYMWLTALTSSRWQKWEAEKNEQIDAASGRFAEVVGQVKVVKSFVSEIQELALFARRFARTITVTTRQSRWWHLMDIARGLAVNAIFFGIYLLLFRRTLTGDFSIGTMVLLIQLVTMARQPIYLMSYLVDTGQRAVAGSKDYFAVMAQIPEPTANPQLVAAATASGPLSLVDEPPTPLSPGEPVLRLSGVSFTYPGDDQETHEVLHDVSFVAHQGQRIALVGESGGGKSTLVNLILGLYSPTAGTLEVCGHDIAGVPADSLRASVGVVFQEASLFSGSIKENIAYGRPGATDAAIITAAQKANAHDFIAEFADGYDTIIGERGLRLSGGQKQRVAVARAMLKNAPVLVLDEATSALDTKSERAVQQGLEELMENRTTLIIAHRLSTIADVDTIITLKDGRVDEIGSPAQLATTGGIYSELLAITDKEKLKSFGLQ, encoded by the coding sequence ATGCGTTCGTTTTTCCAAATTTTCTCCACCACCCGCACGTTGTGGCCGCTGTATATCGCGGTAACGCTCACCTCCGTGGCAACAGCGCTCCTGGCGTTGGTCACGCCGTTTTTGGTGCGGGAAGCCACCGACGTCATCGTCGCGGCGGTCGGCGGGGAACCGACCAACTCGCAGCTTTCACCGACCACCATCGTGTTGCTGTTGGCGCTGGGACTGCTTGCCGCGGAGGTGGGCAACACCATCGTGCATAATATCGGCGGCTACATCGGCGACGTGTTGTCCGCCCGGCTGCGGCAGATTCTCTCGACCCGGTATTTTGCAAAACTCCTGTCGCTGCCGCAGGGGTATTTCGATAATCAGGTCACCGGCACAATCATTGCCCGACTGGATCGATCGATCACCTCGATCACCAGTTTCGTCCAGGGTTTCGCCAATAACTTCTTCTCCATGGTTTTAACGGTTGGCGCGGTTTTGGCGGTCACGGCGTATTTTTACTTCCCCATCGCGGTGCTTCTAGCGATCGTCTTCCCGATTTACATGTGGCTTACCGCACTCACCAGTAGCCGGTGGCAAAAGTGGGAGGCGGAAAAGAACGAGCAGATCGACGCCGCCAGCGGCAGGTTCGCAGAGGTTGTCGGCCAGGTGAAAGTGGTGAAATCCTTCGTTTCCGAAATCCAGGAATTAGCCCTTTTCGCCCGCCGGTTCGCCCGCACGATCACCGTCACCACACGCCAATCCCGGTGGTGGCATCTGATGGACATCGCCCGGGGTTTGGCGGTGAATGCGATTTTCTTCGGCATCTACCTCCTACTTTTCCGCCGCACGTTAACCGGTGATTTCTCTATCGGCACGATGGTTCTGCTGATCCAATTGGTCACGATGGCTAGACAGCCGATTTACCTCATGAGTTACCTGGTGGATACCGGGCAACGCGCGGTTGCTGGTTCCAAGGATTACTTCGCCGTCATGGCGCAGATACCGGAACCCACCGCTAACCCCCAGCTCGTTGCCGCCGCAACCGCCAGCGGCCCGCTTTCGCTTGTCGACGAACCCCCAACACCCCTTTCACCCGGCGAACCCGTATTGCGGCTTAGCGGGGTGTCCTTTACCTACCCCGGCGACGACCAAGAAACCCACGAGGTGCTTCACGACGTAAGCTTCGTCGCCCACCAAGGGCAACGCATCGCATTGGTAGGGGAATCGGGTGGTGGCAAGTCCACCCTGGTTAATCTGATCCTTGGACTCTATTCCCCCACCGCTGGCACGCTGGAGGTCTGCGGCCACGATATTGCAGGCGTTCCCGCCGATTCACTACGCGCCAGCGTCGGCGTGGTATTTCAAGAAGCAAGCTTGTTCTCCGGCTCCATTAAGGAAAACATCGCCTATGGCCGTCCCGGCGCGACTGACGCCGCGATCATCACCGCCGCCCAGAAGGCGAATGCCCACGATTTCATCGCGGAGTTTGCTGATGGTTACGACACCATCATTGGTGAGCGTGGTCTGCGGCTATCAGGTGGGCAGAAGCAACGCGTCGCAGTCGCGCGCGCCATGCTCAAGAACGCGCCGGTTTTGGTTCTTGATGAGGCCACCTCCGCACTGGACACCAAAAGCGAACGCGCCGTGCAGCAGGGGTTAGAAGAGCTCATGGAAAACCGCACCACGCTGATTATCGCCCACCGGCTTTCCACCATCGCTGATGTTGATACCATCATCACCCTCAAAGACGGCCGCGTTGATGAGATCGGCTCCCCCGCGCAGCTCGCCACCACCGGCGGCATCTATTCGGAACTACTAGCGATAACCGATAAGGAGAAACTCAAGAGCTTCGGATTGCAGTGA
- a CDS encoding sugar ABC transporter ATP-binding protein, with translation MSNHTDQAVLSLENLEKSFGKNQVLKGVSFTLHPGKVTALLGANGAGKSTLIKVLAGLYPPSGGTVYVGTDPVTITSPRDADAHGIQVVHQRVSDSIVPGLTVAENLCFEEIAANVIHPLTSPGKIMDRAREIIATLELEWDDSFLRTDVADLGIADGQLLLLARALIHQPKVLILDEPTSTLSHSEVERLFEKILWLKKNGVAILYVSHRMGEIARLADDLVVLRDGRIVFADTRPFELGRAIDAMLGTQPTAAGAVGGVAAAGDAAATSSDSEHIVVEEQRGTEVTIELFDVQVLPRSAPFDLEIRSGEVTGVLGLIGSGKTELAMGIYGVRPYIAGSIKLHGQPFTPRHPHDCVARGIYLVPEDRVEQAMLPDWSIADTVNLPFLHRVSTNGVLSAQRQALVGEKVIDNLGVICTDVHQSVDSLSGGNQQKVVVGRWLVNDPQIFILDEPFRGVDIGARREISRQLRELAAAGATVLVLSSDVDEIREVSDRVLVLVDGSVRLDSYNSELAFDTIVATMSEVA, from the coding sequence ATGTCTAACCACACCGACCAAGCGGTTTTGTCACTGGAAAACCTGGAAAAGTCCTTCGGCAAAAACCAAGTTCTCAAAGGTGTTTCCTTCACACTGCACCCCGGCAAAGTCACAGCGTTATTGGGGGCAAACGGGGCAGGAAAATCTACCCTCATCAAGGTGCTTGCCGGTTTGTACCCGCCTTCTGGCGGCACCGTCTATGTGGGCACCGACCCGGTGACGATCACCAGTCCGCGCGACGCTGATGCGCACGGCATTCAGGTTGTGCACCAGCGAGTGTCCGATTCCATCGTGCCGGGATTAACGGTGGCGGAGAATCTGTGTTTCGAGGAAATTGCCGCTAACGTTATCCACCCATTAACCAGCCCGGGCAAAATCATGGATCGGGCCCGAGAGATCATAGCCACCTTGGAATTGGAGTGGGATGATTCCTTCCTGCGCACAGACGTCGCGGACTTAGGCATCGCCGATGGGCAGCTACTCCTGCTGGCTCGGGCGTTGATTCACCAGCCAAAGGTCCTTATTTTGGACGAGCCCACCTCTACCCTTTCGCATAGCGAAGTGGAGCGACTGTTTGAAAAAATTCTGTGGCTGAAGAAAAACGGTGTGGCTATCTTGTACGTCTCGCACCGCATGGGCGAGATTGCCCGCCTAGCAGATGATCTAGTGGTGTTGCGCGACGGCCGGATTGTATTCGCCGACACCCGCCCCTTTGAATTAGGCCGCGCCATCGATGCGATGTTGGGCACCCAACCGACCGCAGCTGGTGCGGTCGGTGGCGTTGCGGCCGCCGGGGATGCAGCAGCAACTTCCTCCGATTCGGAGCACATCGTCGTCGAGGAGCAGCGCGGCACCGAGGTGACGATCGAGCTTTTCGACGTCCAAGTGCTCCCGCGCAGCGCACCGTTTGATTTGGAAATCCGCAGCGGTGAAGTAACCGGCGTCCTGGGTCTGATCGGCTCCGGAAAAACCGAGCTTGCCATGGGAATTTACGGGGTGCGCCCCTATATCGCAGGTTCCATCAAACTCCACGGCCAGCCGTTTACACCCCGCCACCCCCACGATTGTGTGGCGCGTGGAATCTACCTGGTTCCGGAGGACCGGGTGGAACAAGCAATGCTTCCGGATTGGAGCATCGCCGACACAGTGAACCTGCCGTTTTTGCATCGGGTCAGCACGAACGGAGTATTAAGTGCCCAAAGGCAAGCCCTCGTTGGTGAAAAAGTCATCGATAACCTGGGCGTAATCTGCACCGACGTTCACCAAAGTGTTGATTCGCTATCCGGAGGTAATCAACAGAAAGTAGTCGTGGGCCGGTGGTTGGTTAATGACCCGCAAATCTTCATTCTTGACGAACCATTCCGTGGCGTTGATATTGGTGCCCGCCGTGAAATATCCCGCCAGTTGCGCGAACTGGCGGCGGCTGGCGCAACAGTGCTGGTCTTGTCCTCCGATGTCGACGAAATCCGGGAGGTCTCAGACCGGGTATTGGTGTTGGTCGATGGTTCAGTCCGGTTGGATTCCTATAACAGCGAACTTGCATTTGACACAATCGTTGCAACTATGTCGGAGGTAGCATAA
- a CDS encoding DUF5692 family protein has product MWTEIPAPEYATLFFFETGEWWDYAMLAVVTFALAFTAWLAQRNKWVVLAVFVVAPILLTIFWWPHSTQGTSSAGWFPIVKQYSALAGSLCLVALQYRKKLRHNYWYLVIPPAILALNIIEAVIRDIQCYFIHGIDPSQHMATWGGPWNLMNAAAGVLNLLAISGWVGIFVANGKSRAIIWPDLNIWWILAYDAWNLAYVYNCLADRAWYSGVALLAACTIPVLFKFGKGSWIQYRAYTLTLWSAVVLTFPHFMHDSMFAHRSAHNPTALFALSALALALNIGVFAWHLYRIITLRRNPLTQEIYSDLPESVEMVRDHATDEDMDLIASRLGKEAEELGFRVKREISPDIARPLAHS; this is encoded by the coding sequence ATGTGGACTGAAATCCCGGCACCGGAATACGCCACCCTATTCTTCTTCGAAACCGGCGAATGGTGGGACTACGCCATGCTGGCAGTAGTCACCTTCGCCCTTGCATTCACCGCGTGGCTTGCCCAGCGCAATAAATGGGTAGTGCTCGCGGTTTTCGTTGTAGCCCCCATCCTGCTCACCATATTCTGGTGGCCCCATTCAACCCAGGGAACTAGCTCCGCCGGATGGTTCCCTATAGTCAAGCAGTACTCCGCACTCGCCGGATCGCTGTGCCTCGTGGCACTGCAATACCGCAAAAAACTCCGGCATAACTACTGGTACCTGGTTATCCCGCCAGCAATACTGGCGCTTAATATCATTGAAGCAGTGATCCGCGACATCCAGTGCTACTTCATCCACGGGATAGACCCCAGCCAACACATGGCAACCTGGGGTGGGCCGTGGAACCTCATGAACGCCGCCGCCGGGGTGCTCAACCTGCTGGCAATCTCCGGCTGGGTGGGAATCTTTGTTGCTAACGGGAAGTCCCGCGCCATCATCTGGCCCGATCTTAATATTTGGTGGATTTTGGCTTACGACGCCTGGAACCTCGCCTATGTCTATAACTGCCTTGCGGACCGCGCCTGGTACTCCGGGGTTGCCTTACTGGCCGCCTGTACCATTCCGGTGCTTTTCAAATTCGGCAAAGGTTCCTGGATTCAATACCGCGCCTACACCCTCACCCTCTGGTCGGCAGTGGTGCTCACCTTCCCGCACTTCATGCACGACTCCATGTTTGCGCACCGCTCCGCCCATAACCCCACCGCGCTATTTGCGCTATCGGCCCTTGCGCTTGCTCTCAATATCGGCGTGTTTGCCTGGCACTTGTACCGGATTATCACCTTGCGCCGTAATCCGCTCACACAGGAAATCTACTCTGACCTACCCGAATCCGTGGAGATGGTGCGCGATCACGCCACCGATGAGGACATGGATCTCATTGCCAGCCGCCTAGGAAAAGAAGCAGAAGAACTAGGCTTTAGGGTAAAAAGAGAAATAAGTCCCGACATAGCTCGGCCATTGGCGCACTCCTAA